In Populus trichocarpa isolate Nisqually-1 chromosome 12, P.trichocarpa_v4.1, whole genome shotgun sequence, a genomic segment contains:
- the LOC7464314 gene encoding homeobox-leucine zipper protein ATHB-12, whose product MDRFILTYCNMSYQILIEGVVDFDQAVAGDHAEAAESFACVDDDDHQQQLEQISRRKKKKKKGSKMNTRRFSDEQVRSLESMFESETKLEPRKKMQLARELGLQPRQVAIWFQNRRARWKTKQMEQKYKTLKASYDNLASSYESLKNERESLLLQLQTVSNQLGNPCKGLERCDRGIDEVLHDGITNLEVEAQQGQDNSTIMANVCDDMSMGNGHSGDQGQGFLYTGSPEYSDGTLASAYEKCYSTDSGAPFDLSWNNSYCFSFRS is encoded by the exons ATGGACAGATTCATTCTAACTTATTGCAACATGAGCTATCAAATACTGATAGAGGGAGTTGTGGATTTTGACCAGGCAGTAGCAGGAGATCATGCAGAAGCAGCTGAAAGTTTTGcctgtgttgatgatgatgatcatcaGCAGCAGCTAGAACAAATTtcaaggaggaagaagaagaagaagaagggaagcAAGATGAATACTAGGAGGTTTAGTGATGAACAGGTTAGGTCACTAGAGTCGATGTTTGAGTCAGAGACAAAGCTGGAGCCCAGAAAGAAGATGCAACTAGCAAGAGAACTCGGGCTGCAGCCTCGTCAGGTTGCTATATGGTTTCAGAACAGAAGAGCTAGGTGGAAGACAAAACAGATGGAGCAAAAGTACAAGACTTTGAAAGCTAGTTATGACAACTTAGCCTCAAGTTATGAGTCCTTGAAGAATGAAAGAGAGTCCTTACTTTTACAG TTGCAGACGGTAAGTAATCAGCTTGGCAACCCTTGTAAGGGGTTGGAAAGATGTGACAGAGGCATTGATGAAGTTCTTCATGATGGAATCACCAACCTTGAGGTTGAAGCGCAGCAAGGACAAGACAACAGTACTATAATGGCCAACGTGTGTGATGATATGAGCATGGGAAATGGACATTCTGGTGATCAAGGACAAGGATTTCTCTATACGGGTTCCCCAGAATACAGTGATGGGACATTAGCATCAGCCTATGAGAAATGCTACAGCACTGATTCAGGGGCCCCGTTTGATCTATCATGGAACAATTCGTATTGTTTTAGTTTCAGgagttga
- the LOC7464316 gene encoding NAC domain-containing protein 86 yields MASAGQALNRPTLPAGYRFSPNNDDLIVYYLKRKILGQQLPADVIPTTDVYASSPDKLPLDDFKGGEANEWFFFSNRSKDDDTIALDGGYYAIDPEGAGPITWEGKIVGYVKTLNFYQGSLPNGTETEWMVEEFRINPEFVPINNNDDRSTREKIENLVACKISRVQPEPEW; encoded by the exons ATGGCTAGCGCAGGACAAGCTTTGAACCGGCCAACTCTCCCTGCTGGCTACAGATTTAGCCCTAACAATGATGatcttattgtttattatttgaagagaaaaattctGGGCCAACAACTTCCTGCTGATGTTATTCCCACCACTGATGTTTATGCATCAAGCCCTGATAAACTCCCCTTAG ATGATTTTAAAGGCGGGGAGGCAAACGagtggtttttcttttcaaatagaaGCAAGGATGATGACACTATTGCACTGGATGGTGGCTACTATGCAATCGATCCCGAAGGTGCTGGCCCGATCACATGGGAGGGAAAAATTGTTGGTTATGTGAAGACTCTGAATTTCTATCAAGGAAGCTTACCTAATGGAACTGAAACTGAATGGATGGTAGAGGAGTTCAGAATCAATCCTGAGTTTGTTCCAATTAACAACAACGACGACCGTAGCACTCGAGAAAAG ATTGAAAACCTTGTTGCATGCAAAATTTCTCGAGTGCAACCTGAACCTGAATGGTAG
- the LOC7496433 gene encoding auxin-responsive protein SAUR32, giving the protein MGSGDKNHLSFHIHLPNHHHHHHHHHHHHHHHDHHGKKQLKDIPKGCLAVMVGQGEEQQRFVIPVIYINHPLFMQLLKEAEEEFGFDQEGPITIPCHVEEFRNVQGMIEEEKSSQDHQQQQHHHHHHHHHILCFRV; this is encoded by the coding sequence ATGGGGAGTGGAGATAAAAATCATTTGAGTTTTCATATTCACTTGCCAaatcaccatcaccaccaccaccatcatcaccaccaccaccaccaccatgatCATCATGGCAAGAAGCAGTTGAAAGATATCCCAAAAGGGTGTCTCGCAGTCATGGTAGGGCAAGGTGAGGAGCAACAGAGGTTTGTGATTCCTGTGATTTATATAAATCACCCGCTGTTCATGCAGTTATTGAAAGAAGCTGAGGAAGAGTTTGGATTTGATCAAGAAGGCCCCATCACTATTCCTTGCCATGTTGAGGAGTTTCGCAATGTTCAAGGCATGATTGAAGAGGAAAAGTCCTCCCAagatcatcaacaacaacaacaccaccaccaccaccatcaccatcataTCTTGTGCTTtagggtttga
- the LOC127904102 gene encoding NAC domain-containing protein 86-like gives MASAGQALNVPVLLAGYRFSPYNDDLIVYYLKRKILGQQLPADVITTTDVYASSPDKLPLDDFKGGVANEWFFFSNRSKDDDTIALDGGYYEIDPEGAGPITWEGKVVGYVKTLNFYQGSSPNGTETEWMVEEFRVNPEFLPVNNNDRSTQEKIANLVACKISRVQPEPEW, from the exons ATGGCTAGCGCAGGACAAGCTTTGAACGTGCCAGTTCTCCTTGCTGGCTACAGATTTAGCCCTTACAATGATGatcttattgtttattatttgaagagaaaaattctGGGCCAACAACTTCCTGCTGATGTTATTACCACCACTGATGTATATGCTTCAAGCCCTGATAAACTCCCCTtag ATGATTTTAAGGGTGGGGTGGCAAACGagtggtttttcttttcaaatagaaGCAAGGATGATGACACTATTGCACTGGATGGTGGCTACTATGAAATCGATCCCGAGGGTGCTGGCCCGATCACATGGGAGGGAAAAGTTGTTGGTTATGTAAAGACTCTGAATTTCTATCAAGGAAGCTCACCTAATGGAACTGAAACTGAATGGATGGTAGAGGAGTTCAGAGTGAATCCCGAGTTTCTTCCAGTTAACAACAACGACCGTAGCACTCAAGAAAAG ATAGCAAACCTTGTTGCATGCAAAATTTCTCGAGTGCAACCTGAACCTGAGTGGTAG
- the LOC127904115 gene encoding NAC domain-containing protein 86-like codes for MASGGQALNVPVLLAGYKFSPDNDDLIVYYLKRKILGQQLPADVITTTDVYASSPDKLPLDDFKGGVPNEWFFFSTRSKDDNIIALDGGYYAIDPEGAGPITWEGKVVGYVKTLNFYQGSSPNGTETEWMVEEFRVNPEFVPINNNDRSTREKIENLVACKISRVQPEPEW; via the exons ATGGCTAGCGGCGGACAAGCTTTGAACGTGCCAGTTCTCCTTGCTGGCTACAAATTTAGCCCTGATAATGATGatcttattgtttattatttgaagagaaaaattctGGGCCAACAACTTCCTGCTGATGTTATTACCACCACTGATGTATATGCATCAAGCCCTGATAAACTCCCCTTgg ATGATTTTAAGGGCGGGGTGCCCAACGagtggtttttcttttcaactagaAGCAAGGATGATAACATTATTGCACTAGATGGTGGCTACTATGCAATCGATCCCGAAGGTGCTGGCCCGATCACATGGGAGGGAAAAGTTGTTGGTTATGTAAAGACTCTGAATTTCTATCAAGGAAGCTCACCTAATGGAACTGAAACTGAATGGATGGTAGAGGAGTTCAGAGTCAATCCTGAGTTTGTTCCAATTAACAACAACGACCGTAGCACTCGAGAAAAG ATAGAAAACCTTGTTGCATGCAAAATTTCTCGAGTGCAACCTGAACCTGAATGGTAG